A genomic stretch from Schaalia odontolytica includes:
- a CDS encoding bifunctional methylenetetrahydrofolate dehydrogenase/methenyltetrahydrofolate cyclohydrolase: MRAPWEGPAGVLDGKATAAAIKAELKERVDRLREAGIVPGLGTILVGEDPGSVAYVAGKHRDCADIGAESIRVDLPADATQEQVEAAIDQLNADPACTGYIVQLPLPRGIDTNAVLERIDPAKDADGLHPMNLGRLVLRGSGPIDSPLPCTPRAVIELMERHGIDLAGKNVCVIGRGVTVGRSIGLLLMRKEVNATVDVCHTGTTDLADHVRRADVIVAAAGSAGMISRDMVAPGAIVLDVGVSRVQGEGGKARLMGDVADGVDEVAAWLSPNPGGVGPMTRALLVTNVVEAAERQAGISVD, translated from the coding sequence GTGAGGGCACCTTGGGAAGGGCCCGCAGGGGTCCTGGATGGAAAGGCGACCGCAGCCGCCATTAAGGCGGAGCTGAAGGAACGCGTCGATCGTCTGCGCGAGGCCGGAATCGTCCCGGGCCTCGGCACGATCCTCGTGGGCGAGGATCCCGGGTCCGTCGCTTACGTTGCCGGAAAGCACCGTGACTGTGCGGACATTGGTGCGGAGTCTATCCGCGTGGACTTGCCCGCAGACGCGACGCAGGAACAGGTGGAAGCCGCGATCGATCAGCTCAACGCCGATCCTGCCTGCACCGGCTACATCGTGCAGCTGCCGCTGCCGCGCGGAATCGATACGAACGCCGTCCTGGAGCGTATCGACCCTGCGAAGGACGCGGACGGCCTGCATCCGATGAACCTCGGACGTCTCGTGCTGCGCGGCTCGGGGCCCATCGACTCGCCGCTGCCCTGCACGCCGCGCGCGGTCATCGAGCTCATGGAGCGCCATGGGATCGACCTTGCCGGAAAGAACGTGTGCGTCATTGGACGAGGCGTGACCGTGGGCCGTTCAATCGGCCTGCTCCTGATGCGCAAGGAAGTGAATGCGACGGTCGATGTGTGTCACACGGGCACGACCGACCTGGCCGATCACGTGCGCCGAGCGGACGTCATCGTGGCAGCGGCGGGTTCCGCTGGGATGATTAGCCGCGACATGGTGGCACCCGGCGCGATCGTCCTCGACGTCGGCGTGAGTCGCGTGCAGGGCGAGGGCGGCAAGGCTCGCCTGATGGGCGATGTCGCTGACGGGGTGGATGAGGTGGCCGCCTGGCTGAGCCCCAATCCTGGAGGCGTCGGCCCGATGACGCGGGCCCTCCTCGTGACGAACGTCGTCGAGGCGGCCGAGCGCCAGGCGGGAATCAGCGTGGACTGA
- a CDS encoding 2'-5' RNA ligase family protein — MFLPQRLPGQDWLGVVVAIPEPWVTQLTDLRLRLGDLAGSRIPAHITLMPPTPVARDARADVIDHLRSIASRHAPFRVTLSGTDSFRPISNVAFMTLTEGASACADLAEEIRSGPLDHETRFPYHPHVTLAQDVDDIALDLALDIGATVDASWIVPGFRLDRIDPSGIYSSMALFDFDASMH, encoded by the coding sequence ATGTTCCTCCCCCAACGACTCCCCGGCCAGGACTGGCTCGGCGTCGTCGTCGCGATCCCCGAACCGTGGGTCACGCAGCTCACCGACCTGCGCCTGCGGCTGGGAGACCTCGCCGGATCACGCATCCCCGCACACATTACGCTCATGCCTCCCACCCCCGTGGCACGTGATGCCCGCGCCGACGTCATCGACCACCTCCGCTCGATCGCCTCGCGCCACGCCCCCTTCCGCGTCACCCTCTCCGGCACAGATTCCTTCCGCCCCATCTCCAACGTCGCCTTCATGACGCTGACCGAGGGCGCTTCCGCCTGCGCGGACCTCGCCGAAGAGATCCGCTCCGGACCCCTCGACCACGAGACACGCTTTCCCTACCACCCGCACGTGACGCTGGCGCAGGACGTGGACGACATCGCCCTGGACCTCGCGCTCGACATCGGTGCGACCGTCGATGCCTCCTGGATCGTTCCCGGTTTCCGCCTGGACCGCATCGATCCATCGGGGATTTACTCCTCAATGGCGCTCTTCGACTTCGACGCCTCCATGCACTGA
- a CDS encoding SGNH/GDSL hydrolase family protein, with protein MGISKRAWQVAGAAAGGASLFGGGLAIGRLLRLDSQRGDYRKAWENHNLATLERLRQLDEHPEGERPYLIVSLGDSSVQGVGASRVTESYPACLASSINAQLDRETLLLNLSLSGATIESVELTQIPQMRGLGLLDGPCSPDLVTLTIGGNDVMTEDMAPGQFEERLRRVLSYLPADALVSTIPSFGIMPQESRAQDMSDRIGAAVADSDAHLVDLRSLTQEYSLPTYTFAYHAADFFHPNSAAYAKWAQLFADAWAMSRREAAPVVDDAPRWDMLSARVAQSEYDD; from the coding sequence ATGGGAATCAGCAAACGGGCATGGCAGGTAGCGGGCGCGGCAGCCGGTGGCGCGAGCCTCTTCGGCGGTGGCCTCGCCATCGGGCGTCTCCTGCGGCTGGACTCCCAGCGCGGTGACTACCGCAAGGCGTGGGAGAACCACAACCTGGCGACCCTGGAGCGCCTGCGGCAGCTCGATGAACACCCCGAAGGCGAGCGCCCCTACCTGATCGTCTCCCTCGGCGACTCCTCCGTGCAGGGCGTCGGTGCCTCGCGCGTCACCGAGTCCTACCCGGCATGCCTGGCCTCCTCGATCAACGCTCAGCTGGACCGCGAGACCCTCCTGCTCAACCTCTCCCTGTCGGGAGCCACCATCGAATCGGTCGAACTGACCCAGATCCCGCAGATGCGCGGCCTGGGTCTCCTGGACGGCCCCTGCAGCCCCGACCTGGTGACGCTGACCATCGGCGGCAACGACGTCATGACCGAGGACATGGCCCCCGGACAGTTCGAGGAACGCCTGCGCCGCGTCCTCAGCTACCTGCCCGCCGATGCCCTCGTCTCCACGATCCCATCCTTTGGCATCATGCCCCAGGAAAGCCGCGCCCAGGACATGTCTGACCGCATCGGAGCCGCCGTCGCCGACAGTGACGCGCACCTCGTCGACCTGCGCTCCCTCACGCAGGAATACTCCCTTCCGACCTACACCTTCGCCTACCACGCAGCCGACTTCTTCCACCCCAACTCGGCGGCCTACGCCAAGTGGGCGCAGCTCTTCGCAGACGCGTGGGCGATGTCCCGACGTGAGGCAGCCCCCGTCGTCGATGACGCTCCCCGCTGGGACATGCTCTCGGCGCGGGTGGCACAATCGGAGTATGACGACTGA
- the glyA gene encoding serine hydroxymethyltransferase → MDSLNDMTLAQLDPEIQAVLDAELGRQRDTLEMIASENFVPRAVLEAQGSVLTNKYAEGYPGRRYYGGCEFVDVAESLAIERAKEVFGGDYVNVQPHAGAQANAAALMAMANVGDTILGLSLAHGGHLTHGMRLNFSGKNYKAVAYEVDRETMRIEPDKVREAALAERPRVIIAGWSAYPRHLDFQAFRDIADEVGAALWVDMAHFAGLVAAGLHPNPVPFADVVTTTVHKTLGGPRSGMILSSRGEQWGKKLNSSVFPGQQGGPLMHAIAAKAIAMKVAQTDEFKDRQRRTLEGAQIIAERLGADDAKNAGIKLVTGGTDVHLVLVDLVDSELNGQQAEDLLHEVGITVNRNAVPFDPRPPAVTSGLRIGTPALATRGFDAEDFAEVADIIGTTLAQGASGGNVEVDALRARVKKLTDKHPLYAGL, encoded by the coding sequence ATGGATTCCCTCAATGACATGACACTGGCGCAGCTGGATCCTGAGATTCAGGCCGTTCTGGACGCCGAACTCGGTCGTCAGCGTGACACGCTCGAGATGATTGCCTCGGAAAACTTTGTTCCCCGCGCTGTGCTTGAGGCGCAGGGCTCGGTCCTGACGAACAAGTACGCAGAGGGCTACCCGGGTCGTCGTTATTACGGCGGCTGCGAGTTCGTGGATGTCGCAGAGTCCCTCGCCATCGAGCGTGCGAAGGAGGTCTTCGGCGGTGACTACGTCAATGTTCAGCCCCACGCGGGCGCGCAGGCCAATGCCGCCGCCCTGATGGCGATGGCGAACGTTGGCGACACCATCCTCGGCCTGTCCCTGGCTCATGGCGGTCACCTCACTCATGGCATGCGTCTGAACTTCTCGGGTAAGAACTACAAGGCTGTTGCCTACGAGGTTGATCGTGAGACCATGCGCATCGAGCCCGACAAGGTTCGAGAGGCTGCCCTCGCGGAGCGCCCGCGCGTCATCATCGCAGGCTGGTCCGCCTACCCACGTCACCTTGACTTCCAGGCCTTCCGCGATATCGCGGACGAGGTCGGCGCCGCCCTCTGGGTGGACATGGCGCACTTCGCTGGCCTCGTGGCCGCCGGCCTGCACCCGAACCCCGTCCCGTTCGCCGACGTCGTGACGACGACGGTCCACAAGACCCTGGGCGGGCCTCGTTCCGGCATGATCCTGTCCTCGCGCGGCGAGCAGTGGGGCAAGAAGCTCAACTCCTCCGTGTTCCCCGGCCAGCAGGGTGGCCCCCTCATGCATGCGATCGCCGCGAAGGCCATCGCCATGAAGGTCGCGCAGACCGACGAATTCAAGGATCGCCAGCGCCGCACTCTCGAGGGCGCGCAGATTATCGCCGAGCGCCTCGGCGCCGACGATGCGAAGAATGCTGGCATTAAGCTGGTCACCGGCGGCACCGACGTTCACCTGGTCCTCGTCGATCTGGTTGACTCTGAACTCAACGGTCAGCAGGCTGAGGATCTGCTGCACGAAGTCGGCATTACCGTCAACCGTAACGCCGTCCCCTTCGACCCGCGTCCGCCGGCCGTCACCTCGGGCTTGCGCATCGGCACTCCCGCCCTCGCCACGCGCGGTTTCGACGCCGAGGACTTCGCCGAGGTCGCGGACATCATCGGCACGACCCTGGCCCAGGGCGCGTCCGGCGGCAACGTTGAGGTGGACGCCCTGCGCGCCCGCGTCAAGAAGCTGACGGACAAGCACCCGCTCTACGCCGGACTCTGA
- a CDS encoding WecB/TagA/CpsF family glycosyltransferase: protein MTPMTDTSTPTSHSREPEAAATVDALAFDPAFGAMAQRVLTHGHATTWLNHWSLLHADFRALARMHAVGFDGTLLQLRLRAAGHEVARTSADLVLPHVFDRLDDGCRITLIGAVPEAGQAAAERLDRFDVQVIDGYDGLRRFKADPSVLTAFDPRLVIVGLGAGLQEVVASVALDLVPESSVCTAGGWIDQFARAADDYFPDWVHAARLGWAWRIAHEPKRLTKRYTVEALDFVAHAPELISRLEAMGGFDDLGLVVGASLR, encoded by the coding sequence GTGACACCCATGACCGACACGTCAACCCCCACCAGCCATTCGCGGGAGCCTGAAGCCGCCGCCACGGTCGATGCCCTGGCGTTCGACCCCGCCTTCGGCGCGATGGCGCAGCGCGTGCTCACCCACGGGCACGCCACCACGTGGCTCAACCACTGGTCCCTCCTGCACGCAGACTTCCGTGCCCTCGCACGCATGCACGCCGTCGGCTTTGACGGAACGCTGCTGCAGCTGCGCCTGCGCGCAGCCGGACACGAGGTCGCCCGCACCTCTGCCGACCTCGTCCTGCCCCACGTCTTCGACCGTCTCGATGATGGCTGCCGCATCACCCTGATCGGTGCCGTGCCCGAGGCCGGGCAGGCCGCCGCCGAGCGCCTGGATCGCTTCGACGTGCAGGTCATCGACGGATACGACGGGCTACGCCGTTTCAAGGCAGACCCTTCCGTGCTTACCGCCTTCGATCCGCGACTCGTCATCGTCGGCCTGGGGGCGGGGCTGCAGGAAGTCGTTGCTTCCGTCGCGCTCGATCTTGTTCCCGAGTCCTCCGTGTGTACCGCCGGCGGCTGGATCGACCAGTTTGCACGCGCTGCCGATGACTACTTCCCGGACTGGGTGCACGCCGCCCGGCTTGGTTGGGCTTGGCGCATTGCGCACGAGCCCAAGCGCCTCACTAAGCGCTACACCGTCGAAGCCCTCGACTTCGTCGCCCACGCTCCCGAGCTCATTTCTCGGCTTGAAGCCATGGGCGGCTTCGATGATCTCGGACTGGTTGTTGGTGCCTCGCTTCGCTAA
- a CDS encoding exodeoxyribonuclease III encodes MTLTVVTVNLNGIRAAHKRGFLDWLEASDTDVLLMQEVRAPEEISREIMGEAWDSVWVPCRIKGRAGVGVAVRRGRALLEGEPRLILDDAETDVDSGRWLEAVVRPEGGDTPVRVVSAYFHSGEKDTPKQEAKMAHLPRIGARMAELIAEEASGGISSLVCGDFNVVRSQADIKNWKPNHNKRAGVLDEEIAFLNQWVDEGWRDTVRDLAGEVQGPYSWWSWRGQAFVNNAGWRIDYQYATPALGERARSFEIGRADEYAERFSDHAPVSVSYEI; translated from the coding sequence ATGACTCTGACGGTTGTGACCGTGAACCTCAACGGCATCCGTGCCGCCCACAAGCGTGGCTTCCTCGACTGGCTGGAGGCGTCCGACACGGATGTGCTGCTCATGCAGGAGGTGCGCGCCCCCGAGGAGATCTCCCGCGAGATCATGGGCGAGGCGTGGGACAGCGTGTGGGTTCCCTGCCGGATCAAGGGTCGCGCGGGCGTGGGCGTGGCCGTGCGACGCGGCCGCGCCCTCCTGGAGGGCGAGCCTCGCCTGATTCTTGACGATGCTGAGACTGACGTGGATTCGGGTCGCTGGCTCGAGGCTGTCGTTCGCCCCGAGGGTGGCGACACCCCCGTGCGGGTCGTCTCGGCCTACTTCCATTCGGGCGAGAAGGACACGCCCAAGCAGGAGGCCAAGATGGCCCACTTGCCTCGCATTGGTGCCCGTATGGCCGAGCTGATCGCCGAGGAAGCTTCGGGCGGCATTTCCTCGCTCGTATGCGGCGACTTTAACGTCGTGCGCTCGCAGGCGGACATCAAGAACTGGAAGCCGAACCACAACAAGCGCGCCGGCGTCCTCGACGAGGAGATTGCCTTCCTCAATCAGTGGGTGGACGAGGGCTGGCGAGACACCGTACGCGACCTGGCTGGCGAGGTGCAGGGGCCTTACTCGTGGTGGTCGTGGCGCGGTCAGGCCTTCGTGAACAACGCGGGCTGGCGCATTGACTACCAGTACGCGACGCCTGCCCTGGGGGAGCGTGCCCGCTCCTTCGAGATTGGCCGTGCCGACGAGTACGCGGAGCGCTTCTCGGATCATGCGCCGGTCTCGGTGTCATACGAGATCTGA
- a CDS encoding fibrinogen-like YCDxxxxGGGW domain-containing protein, which produces MRFMRRCLALGLASLTGLSVLAFSPAAHAAIDPLHDGASAATAAASCWEIKQNNPSSADGTYWLQTPTMEAPGQFFCDQTTEGGGWVLIGRGREGWETWSQGRGNQDKLKTRARTPGDFDVVQASHRTVNGLLGGTSVSDLEDGLMVQRAWNQHGSSYQTVRMRFPKMRDFIWPFKSAHPVDVKFNRDWWVRGGIVWSGFGTNTGWGYVNLTASAQNKYTLGWSYGPAASSWQDTSSATSYFHRVGSIIAPYAEAYVRPQLRSTDSGFRTIGDGGTAAQTQKASVSEFATPMSWGVTGNLNGSVKEGNIQVQAFEQIGSTMYVGGNFTGVQKGKNGQEIASSGLAGFDATTGEWNGQRFSFNNQVKDLVELPNGKLLVAGDFTQVNGETHVGTVLIDPATGQIDPSWTLQARTGSNGGRVSVKSIKIIGEHIYLGGNFTHFQGNGASWVYARNGARLDINGKPDRTWNPEFNGTVIDVDVDENESYYYAAGYFTRSRNRVVENAGRLSTAAGAELDQSWTFRHSYLIGKYQQTVTAAHGRVYFGGSQHSLFGYNSDTMTRTSGSIVMYNGGDLQASTRSASGVVYASCHCSDYTFQDAYQYLTLGTSWTRADEIQWVGGWDEATGRQLGWTPYRLSSQRSSGGWALEMADDGALWAGGDFNFSYTSITAGQWSGGFVRMAPRNATAPAVPENLRASDGNSQQVTLEWSSVPGAVSYDILRDDRPIASTTSNTVTVPLGGNNRFFVRAVASDGLRGASTPAYVVDANGKPSRPADAALLVDEGDTWAYHWSTDPVAKNWTQTSFDDSSWSRGATPIGYGGPGINTKLTPGAAKSRPIATYARVNFTVADPAAISGVDVSVIADDGAVVYVNGTEVGRQRLNPGVLDASTFANAAVATRSANADRQSVFVPASSLVSGTNTLAVETHLNYRSSSSMTINGTVKVVAKGNEPDPEPHADPQPEPLPAPDMSLVPDPNKPLEALDVSGMNHGNFLYPGLYWSYWNSQESPDAAWNSTADLSGWKHGASPLGWGDADAGTPFNLAPADRPITTYFVRDVNFGTISADFELVLNVRVDDGAIIYINGTEIQRVNMPEGHVDGSTRASSNVGLAAAKQNIARIVVPRKVLIDGVNRIAVEEHANYAGAASSSFDLKASLLR; this is translated from the coding sequence ATGAGATTTATGCGCCGTTGCCTGGCGCTTGGGCTGGCATCATTGACCGGCCTCAGTGTGCTGGCATTCTCCCCGGCTGCCCACGCAGCAATCGATCCGCTCCATGATGGTGCGAGCGCAGCAACCGCCGCTGCCTCGTGCTGGGAAATCAAGCAGAACAACCCAAGCTCTGCGGATGGAACCTACTGGCTGCAAACCCCTACCATGGAGGCGCCCGGCCAGTTCTTCTGCGATCAGACTACCGAAGGTGGCGGATGGGTCCTCATTGGACGAGGCCGCGAAGGATGGGAAACGTGGAGCCAGGGACGGGGCAATCAGGACAAGCTCAAGACCCGCGCGCGTACCCCCGGCGACTTTGATGTCGTGCAGGCTTCCCATCGGACCGTCAACGGGCTCCTCGGCGGTACGTCTGTGTCGGACCTCGAGGATGGCCTGATGGTCCAGCGCGCATGGAACCAACACGGCAGCTCGTACCAGACCGTGCGCATGCGCTTCCCGAAGATGCGCGATTTCATCTGGCCGTTCAAGAGCGCTCACCCCGTGGACGTAAAGTTCAATCGCGATTGGTGGGTTCGCGGAGGCATCGTGTGGTCCGGTTTTGGTACCAACACCGGTTGGGGCTACGTCAACCTCACCGCTTCCGCACAGAACAAGTACACGCTCGGCTGGAGTTACGGTCCCGCCGCCAGTTCCTGGCAGGATACCTCCTCGGCGACTTCGTACTTCCACCGCGTCGGCTCGATCATCGCCCCCTACGCCGAGGCCTACGTGCGCCCGCAGCTGCGCTCCACTGACTCCGGCTTCCGTACGATCGGCGATGGCGGTACAGCCGCTCAGACGCAGAAGGCCTCTGTGTCCGAATTCGCCACGCCTATGTCTTGGGGCGTCACCGGCAACCTCAACGGTTCCGTCAAAGAAGGCAACATCCAAGTCCAAGCCTTCGAGCAGATCGGCTCAACCATGTACGTGGGCGGTAATTTTACCGGCGTGCAAAAGGGCAAGAATGGACAGGAGATTGCCTCTTCTGGCCTCGCCGGCTTCGATGCGACGACGGGGGAGTGGAACGGCCAGAGGTTCTCCTTCAACAACCAGGTTAAGGACCTGGTTGAGCTGCCCAACGGGAAACTCCTCGTAGCCGGCGACTTCACTCAGGTTAACGGGGAAACCCACGTCGGAACCGTCCTGATTGACCCGGCGACCGGACAGATTGACCCCTCGTGGACCCTGCAGGCGCGCACCGGCTCCAACGGCGGTCGTGTCTCGGTCAAGTCCATCAAGATCATCGGCGAGCACATCTACCTCGGCGGCAACTTCACGCACTTCCAGGGCAATGGGGCATCCTGGGTGTACGCGCGTAATGGTGCACGCCTCGACATTAACGGCAAGCCCGACCGCACGTGGAACCCCGAGTTTAACGGCACTGTCATCGATGTCGATGTCGACGAGAACGAGTCCTACTACTACGCGGCCGGTTACTTCACGCGCTCGCGCAACCGAGTCGTCGAGAACGCAGGCCGACTGTCCACCGCTGCCGGAGCCGAACTCGACCAGTCCTGGACATTCCGTCACTCCTACCTGATCGGCAAGTATCAGCAGACCGTCACCGCTGCTCATGGGCGTGTCTACTTCGGCGGCTCGCAGCACTCTCTCTTCGGATACAACTCCGACACGATGACACGCACCTCGGGCTCGATCGTCATGTACAACGGTGGAGACCTTCAGGCCAGCACTCGTTCCGCGTCGGGTGTTGTCTACGCTTCGTGCCACTGTTCCGACTACACGTTCCAGGACGCCTATCAGTATCTGACGCTCGGCACCTCCTGGACTCGCGCCGACGAAATCCAGTGGGTCGGCGGTTGGGACGAGGCCACGGGGCGTCAGCTCGGATGGACCCCCTACCGACTGTCCTCCCAGCGCTCGTCCGGAGGATGGGCACTCGAGATGGCCGACGACGGGGCACTGTGGGCCGGAGGCGACTTCAACTTCTCCTACACGTCGATCACAGCAGGGCAATGGTCCGGTGGCTTCGTGCGGATGGCCCCACGTAACGCCACTGCCCCGGCAGTGCCAGAGAACCTGCGCGCCTCCGACGGCAACTCCCAGCAGGTGACCCTCGAGTGGTCCTCCGTTCCGGGTGCCGTTTCATACGACATCCTGCGTGACGATCGCCCGATCGCCTCGACGACCTCGAACACTGTCACCGTCCCCCTCGGCGGTAACAATCGGTTCTTCGTGCGAGCTGTCGCCTCTGATGGCCTGCGCGGCGCCTCGACCCCCGCCTACGTGGTCGATGCCAACGGTAAGCCGAGCCGACCCGCGGACGCGGCGCTGCTGGTCGACGAGGGCGACACTTGGGCGTACCACTGGTCGACCGACCCGGTCGCCAAGAACTGGACCCAGACCTCGTTCGATGATTCCTCCTGGAGTCGCGGTGCCACGCCAATCGGCTACGGAGGACCCGGGATCAACACGAAGCTGACCCCGGGCGCCGCTAAGAGCCGCCCCATCGCCACCTACGCGCGCGTCAACTTCACGGTCGCTGATCCAGCGGCTATCAGCGGCGTTGACGTCTCTGTCATCGCCGATGACGGTGCCGTGGTCTACGTCAACGGCACTGAGGTGGGGCGTCAACGCCTTAACCCCGGAGTGCTTGACGCCTCGACCTTCGCGAACGCGGCCGTCGCCACGCGCTCGGCCAACGCGGACCGCCAGAGTGTGTTCGTTCCTGCCTCCTCTCTTGTTTCCGGGACGAATACCCTCGCCGTGGAAACACACCTCAACTATCGATCCAGTTCGTCAATGACGATTAACGGTACGGTGAAGGTGGTCGCCAAGGGCAACGAGCCCGATCCTGAACCGCATGCTGACCCTCAGCCGGAGCCGCTGCCCGCGCCCGACATGTCGCTCGTGCCTGACCCGAACAAGCCTCTTGAGGCTCTCGATGTCTCCGGTATGAATCACGGTAACTTCTTGTACCCAGGCCTGTATTGGAGCTACTGGAACTCGCAGGAATCTCCCGACGCCGCGTGGAACTCGACGGCCGACCTGTCCGGGTGGAAGCATGGTGCGAGCCCCCTCGGCTGGGGCGACGCTGATGCTGGAACGCCGTTCAATCTGGCGCCCGCCGACCGCCCCATCACGACCTACTTCGTGCGTGACGTCAACTTCGGAACCATCAGCGCTGACTTCGAACTCGTCCTCAACGTGCGCGTCGACGACGGTGCGATCATCTACATCAACGGAACCGAAATCCAGCGTGTGAACATGCCGGAAGGCCACGTGGATGGAAGCACTCGCGCTTCTTCGAACGTGGGCCTGGCGGCCGCAAAGCAGAACATCGCGCGCATCGTGGTCCCGCGCAAGGTTCTCATCGATGGCGTCAACCGTATTGCCGTCGAAGAGCACGCCAACTACGCGGGAGCCGCATCGTCCTCCTTCGATCTCAAAGCAAGTCTGCTGAGGTGA
- the galK gene encoding galactokinase codes for MTDLVWADAATPDEGAARAADLFREAFGYEPRGVWSAPGRVNIIGEHVDYNGGPCVPIALPHRAYVALSPREDRVIRLISPQTREAIDVLDLDVIGPKGTPGEVTNHWTAYLAGVAWALEQAGYGPLPGFDAALWSCVPLGGGLSSSAALECATAVALDEVCSLGLAGTIDAPNDEGRKVLVDAARAAENQVAGANTGGLDQTASLRCREGHALALDCRDMSTRQVPFDLGAVGLELLVIDTRAKHSLADGQYGSRRADCEESARALGVGQLVDVEDLDEAMAALDDDRLAARTRHVVSEIARTRAFIDLLDEGPLEGTRLKVAGALLNDSHDSLRDDYEVSCEELDVAVDAARAAGAHGARMTGGGFGGSAIALVDADSVVGVARAVASAYAERGWQPPHFIRSLPGAPAGRLA; via the coding sequence GTGACTGATCTTGTGTGGGCCGATGCCGCTACTCCCGATGAAGGGGCCGCGCGGGCCGCAGACCTGTTCCGTGAAGCGTTCGGCTACGAGCCTCGGGGCGTCTGGAGCGCGCCTGGGCGCGTCAACATCATCGGAGAGCACGTGGACTACAACGGTGGTCCGTGCGTGCCGATCGCGCTGCCGCATCGCGCCTACGTCGCCCTGTCGCCCCGCGAGGATCGCGTGATCCGCCTGATTTCGCCGCAGACGCGCGAAGCGATCGATGTCCTCGACCTGGATGTGATCGGTCCGAAGGGGACGCCCGGTGAGGTGACCAACCACTGGACCGCCTACCTCGCGGGCGTCGCGTGGGCCCTCGAACAAGCCGGATACGGGCCGCTGCCCGGCTTTGACGCGGCCCTGTGGTCGTGCGTGCCTCTCGGTGGAGGCCTGTCCTCGAGCGCTGCGCTCGAGTGTGCGACGGCGGTCGCCCTCGACGAGGTCTGCTCCCTGGGACTGGCGGGCACGATCGATGCGCCCAACGACGAAGGACGCAAGGTTCTCGTGGACGCGGCGCGCGCCGCGGAAAACCAGGTGGCCGGCGCGAATACGGGCGGCTTGGACCAGACGGCGTCCCTTCGCTGCCGCGAGGGTCACGCGCTGGCCCTCGACTGCCGCGATATGTCGACGCGTCAGGTTCCCTTCGATCTGGGCGCGGTCGGCCTTGAGCTTCTCGTCATTGATACCCGCGCCAAGCACTCGCTCGCGGATGGCCAGTACGGCTCGCGTCGGGCGGACTGCGAGGAGTCGGCGCGCGCCTTGGGCGTCGGCCAGCTCGTCGACGTGGAGGACCTCGACGAGGCCATGGCCGCGTTGGACGATGACCGCTTGGCCGCGCGCACGCGCCACGTTGTTTCCGAGATCGCGCGCACTCGTGCCTTCATTGATCTTCTCGACGAGGGGCCGCTGGAGGGCACGCGCCTGAAGGTGGCGGGTGCGCTCCTCAACGATTCTCATGACTCGCTGCGCGACGACTACGAAGTCTCCTGCGAGGAGCTGGATGTCGCCGTGGATGCCGCTCGTGCGGCCGGCGCGCACGGGGCGCGTATGACGGGTGGCGGATTCGGCGGAAGCGCCATTGCGCTCGTCGACGCGGACTCCGTCGTGGGTGTTGCGCGCGCAGTCGCGTCCGCCTACGCCGAGCGAGGTTGGCAGCCTCCCCACTTCATCCGCTCCCTCCCGGGCGCACCCGCCGGCCGCCTGGCCTGA
- a CDS encoding sugar transferase, whose amino-acid sequence MTTLTKPTARAASTALAFEHASDLAASADNAIKRMCDFFAALIGIILLTPLWIIVALMVRLSDGGPAFFTQERVGLNGTTFTMYKFRTMRVDAEELKASLMEANEADSSAGNSIMFKMANDPRVTRIGAFLRKTSIDELPQLFNVLRGDMSLVGPRPPLPNEVAQYESRVMGKFAVRPGITGLWQISGRSNLSWDETVHLDLSYAQHRSLTLDAWIMLQTVPALLRLEGAY is encoded by the coding sequence ATGACAACTTTGACGAAGCCCACTGCACGAGCCGCCTCGACGGCTCTCGCGTTCGAGCACGCGTCCGATCTTGCCGCCTCCGCCGACAATGCGATTAAGCGCATGTGCGACTTTTTCGCTGCCCTCATCGGCATCATCCTACTGACGCCACTCTGGATCATCGTCGCCCTCATGGTGCGCCTGAGCGACGGCGGCCCCGCCTTCTTCACGCAGGAGCGCGTCGGCCTCAACGGAACAACTTTTACCATGTACAAGTTCCGCACCATGCGAGTGGACGCTGAAGAGCTCAAGGCATCCCTCATGGAAGCCAACGAAGCGGACTCCTCTGCCGGAAATTCGATCATGTTCAAGATGGCGAACGATCCGCGTGTCACACGCATCGGGGCCTTCCTGCGCAAGACCTCCATCGACGAGCTTCCCCAGCTTTTCAACGTGCTGCGTGGCGACATGTCGCTCGTCGGGCCGCGCCCTCCGCTCCCCAACGAGGTCGCTCAGTACGAGTCGCGCGTCATGGGAAAGTTTGCCGTTCGCCCCGGCATTACGGGCCTCTGGCAGATCTCCGGCCGCTCGAACCTCTCCTGGGATGAGACCGTCCACCTGGACCTCTCCTACGCCCAGCACCGCTCCCTGACGCTCGACGCGTGGATCATGCTCCAGACGGTCCCCGCACTGCTACGTCTCGAGGGCGCCTACTAA